One window from the genome of Periophthalmus magnuspinnatus isolate fPerMag1 chromosome 18, fPerMag1.2.pri, whole genome shotgun sequence encodes:
- the LOC117386296 gene encoding high mobility group protein B2-like, whose translation MMRKDLNKPKGKTSAYAFFVQTCREEHRKKNPEQSVNFAEFSKKCSERWKALSPTDKKVFEDMAKADKVRYNREMKDYIPPKGFGKRGRKRKDPNAPKRPPSAFFVFCGEYRPTVKQQYPGLSIGDCAKKLGEMWSKLGQNDKQPYEEKAQKLREKYDRDMVAYRGGGTLARNPGSSAQGPEEDEDDEGEDEDEDEEDDE comes from the exons ATGATGCGAAAGGACTTGAACAAACCGAAGGGGAAGACGTCGGCGTACGCCTTCTTCGTCCAAACGTGTCGTGAGGAGCATCGTAAAAAGAACCCAGAACAGTCCGTCAACTTCGCAGAGTTTTCCAAGAAGTGCTCTGAGAGATGGAAG GCACTGAGTCCCACCGATAAGAAAGTGTTTGAGGACATGGCCAAAGCCGACAAAGTCCGGTACAACCGCGAAATGAAGGACTACATCCCTCCAAAAGGTTTCGGCAAAAGAGGACGCAAGAGAAAAGACCCCAACGCCCCCAAGAGACCCCC GTCTGCGTTTTTCGTGTTCTGCGGTGAGTACAGACCCACGGTGAAGCAGCAGTATCCTGGTCTGTCCATCGGGGACTGTGCCAAAAAGCTGGGAGAGATGTGGTCCAAACTGGGACAGAACGACAAGCAGCCGTACGAAGAGAAGGCCCAGAAGCTCCGGGAGAAATACGACCGG GACATGGTGGCTTACCGCGGAGGAGGCACTTTGGCTAGAAATCCTGGGTCTTCAGCTCAGGGTCCAGAGGAGGACGAAGACGACGAAGGAGAGGACGAAGACGAGGATGAGGAGGACGACGAGTAG